In Fibrobacter sp. UWR3, the DNA window CCGATGTTCACCTCCACGCCGTCGCGCGGGAATATCCAGCCGTAACCGTCCGGGAATTCGCTCCCGAAAAAGAGCTCAATGTGCTCGCGGCTGTGCTCGATGCCTTCCGCCACTGCGAAAATTGCGGGTTCCAGGTCGGTATCGCCAGATTCAATGCCCTCAAGGCACTCAATCCCGCGGGTCAGGCGCGAACCGGGGCCCGTTGCATCCACAACGGCCTTCGCACATATAGTTTCACCCTCGCCGCCCTTCGGCTGCACCTCCAGATTCCAGGAACCATCCGCATTGCGCGAAAGCTTCTTCACCACGGTATCAAAATGGCATTCCGCACCCACATTCAAGCAACCATCCGCAATAGAATGGTGGAACTTGGGGCGGTCCAGAATCATGCCGCAGTTCTTGCTGTAGAATTCCGCACGGTAGCGCTTGCGCGACGTAAAGTAGATTCCCGAGATGTCTCCACGTACCCAGGACCGGTCTATGGGCCAGAGCTTGGAGAGCCTGTCGGTCGAAACCGCCTCGGCACAGAAAATCGGTTCCTTCCAGGGTTCCTTCTTGTCGAGAAGCAGCACCTTCTTGGAGTTTCCGACCATTTTTGCAAACGTATAGGCGGTCATGAGGCCTGCAGGACCAGCCCCGCAGACGACCAAATCGTACGCTTGAAACTTAAAAACGGACATTCTAGGGCCAAAAATAGTTTTTTAAGCAAAAAAATATGGTCTTTTTTTTAAATAAGTGAGTATTTTTTCTTTTTTTTAGTTATTTTAGGGCTATAGGTTGTTTAGTTTTCCATAAAAGGAATAGTGATATATGAATATGAAGAAGATTTCGAAACTTGGTGTATGCCTTGTCGGCGCACTGGCAATAAGCGGTTTTGCCCAGGATTATTCCGGACAGGACCTCAATATGTCTTTCCGCGACAAGCGCATCGACGGGTTTGATTTCTCGGATGCCAAGGCCAAGAAGAACGTCACCGACTTCCAGCGCAGTGCAGGCGAAAAGCCGAACTTCCAGGGCGCACAGCTCCCGGAAGTGTCCTTCCGTAACGCGGTGATTAGCGAAGCGAACTTCAAGAACGCAAACCTGAAGAAGGTGACCATCAGTGGCGCCGACATCCGCAATTCGAACTTCAAGGGCGCAGACATGGAAGAGGCCGACCTCTACCGTGCAACGCTCCTCGGTAGCCAGTTCCCGAACGTGAACTTCAAGAACGCCCGCCTTGACGCCATGAAGGTGGCCGACGAAACCGACTTCAGCAAGGTGGACTTTACCCAGGCGTCCGTGATGGACGTGGACCTTACCCGCGCCGACCTCAGCAAGGCAAACCTCACGAACGCGAACTTCTCCCGCTCCCTGATGGGCGAAGTGAACCTCAAGAAGGCTACCCTCGTGAAGACCGACTTTACGGCATGTAACCTCATCGCCGCAAACTTCAAGGGCGTTGACCTCATCAACGTGAACTTCAGCAAGGCCGGTCTTTCCCAGGCGAACTTCAGCGGCGTGGAATTCCAGAACGTGAACCTGCAGGAAGCCGACCTTTCCCTGACCGAGTTCGATGACGTGGACCTTTCCAAGACCCAGCTCCAGAAGGCCAAGTTCGCCCAGTCCACCCTGAGCAGCATGACCTTCAAGGGCCAGGACCTTACCGGCGTCGTATTCGACAAGGGCGCCGTGAAGAAGAGCAATTTCGACAAGGCCAAGATGAACAAGACCTCGTTCTTCGATACCGAAGTGAGCAAGTGCGAATTCCGCGGTACCGAACTCACGAAGGCAGTCTTTGACGGTGCATACATCAAGAAGAACATCTTCGACGGTGCCGACATGGACAAGGCCAACCTCGCGAACTCCACCATCCAGCAGACCGACTTTATCGGTACCCAGCTCAATGGTGCAAGCTTTGCCGGTGCCAAACTCGAGAACGTGCGCTTCACCAACGCCAAGATGAAGAACGTGAAGATCGACGCCGACACCAAGATGCAGAACGTTGACTTCTCCGGTGCCGACCTGAGCGACGCCAAGATCGAGAAGTTTACCGCCAAGAAGGTGATCTACGACAGCCGCACCAAGTTCCCCGCCGGTTTCGAACCGCGCCAGTACGGCTTCACCAAGCCGGGTGAAAAGGCCGCCGAAGTCGTGGTGCAGGGCAACAAGAAGTCCTCCGTGGCTGACGACGCCATGCCGAAGAAGAAAAAGAAGAAAAAGAGGAAACACATCGACGATGACGACGAGTAGTCGCTAGTCCCTTTATGGAATTAAACGCCCCGCGGAAGCGGGGCTTTTTTACTTCTTGTCCATGAGCCAAGCAATGACTTCGGAGAGGTTGTGCACGCGCACGACCTTCATCCCGTCGAGGACCTCGGGCAAACGACCGCTCGCCGGCACTATCGCCTCGACCATGCCGAGGCGACGCGCCTCCTTGAGCCGCTGGTCCAGGAGCGACACGCTCCGGACCTCGCCCGACAGACCGAGCTCGCCCACCGCGATGGTCTGGCGGGAAAGCGGGATACCCAGGTGGTTGCTCGCGATGGCGAGGGCAAGCGCGAGGTCCGACGACGCATCGGAAACCTTGATGCCGCCGGCAATGCTAGCAAACACGTCGGAGGCCCCGATGCTCACCCCGCCGAACTTCTCGAGCAGGGCAAGGATAATCGTGAGTCGTTTGGGGTCGATGCCGGCGGCAACGCGCTGGGGCACCGCAAACCCCGTCTGATTCACGAGAGCCTGCGTTTCAAAAAGCATCGCCCGGGAGCCCTCGAGCGCACAGCACACCACGCTCCCCGGCGTGGGCGGTGTGTTCTCCTGCAAAAAGACCTTGCTCGGGTTTTCTACCGGCATAAGCCCGTGGCTCGTCATCTCGAATACGCCTATCTCGTCTGTCGCGCCGAAGCGGTTCTTGATGGTACGCAGCAGGCGGTACTGGTGATTGCGGTCGCCCTCGAAATACACGACGGTATCGACCATGTGCTCGAGAATGCGCGGGCCCGCAATCTGGCCATCCTTCGTGACATGCCCGATAAGGATGGTGATGCACCCCGTATTCTTCGCAAATACCATGAGGTCGAGAGCGCATTCCCGCAATTGCGTGGCGCTCCCGGGCGTTCCCGAGAGGTCGGCCTTGTAGACCGTCTGGATGGAATCGATGACCAGCACCTGCGGTTTGATTTCCTGTGCCTGCTGGACAATTTTTTCCAAGCTCGTTTCGCAAAGCAGGAGCATATCACTGCCCGAGACGTCCAGGCGTTCGCTCCGGAGTTTTACCTGGCAAGCACTCTCCTCGCCCGACACATACAGGCACTTGACGCCGGCGGCTGTCATCGTGGCGAGAGTCGTAAGAACCAGCGTGGACTTGCCGATACCGGGGTCGCCACCGATGAGCACCAGGGAACCTGGCGCAAGCCCGCCACCCAGCACGCGGTCAAATTCGGTATTGGCGGTGCTCAGCCGCCGCGTGTCTTCGGTCGCGACATCCTTGAGCGTCACTACCTGGTGGATCGGCCCTCCGAGCCCGCGGGATGCACGTGGCCCCTCTATTGCAGGTTCTACCGCATGTTCCTTGAGCGTGTTCCACGCCCCGCAGAACGGGCACTTGCCCACCCACTTGGGCGTGGTGTTACCGCATTCCGTGCAGAGGAAATCAACTTCTTTTTTTGCCTTGATTTTATTCAGTGCTACCATGTGCACTAATATAACAAATACAAGCGACAAAATGTGTCATTTAAAGAAGTAATGCACAAAAAAGCAGTTTTTTTTTTAGAATCCCGACAGGCCCGCTATTTCTTCCCGGGTTCAGACCAGCGGGCGCACTCATGAAGGCTTCCAATCGCGTGGACCGCAAACCCGTATTTCTTTTCGGGTTCGCCCTCTACATAGAAAAGAATCGACGCCGCAGAAGAAAGCACGGTTTCGAGGCTTTCCGGGTAGCCATAGCCGGAGTCCTGCACAAAACTCTCGAACGGGATATTTATCATGCCCGCCTGTTTCCGCGCTTCCAGCCGCACCTTGTGGAAATTGCCCCCCTCTAGCACAAAGCCTCCCTCGGGCGCAATCGCAAGCGTCAGCGGCGCCTCGGACTCGTAGGCAATGCACAAGCCTTCCCATCGGCGGATGTCCACCCCCTCCGAAGAATCGCTCCACACCCTGGAATTCCAGAGGTTGAATCCGAGCCCGGCATAAGGCCTGGAGTAGCAATCACCCATCTTGACCTCCAAGGGAATCGCGCCATATTCCGCTACCAGCGGGGCAAGCCGCAACGCGGATCCCATCGTATTCACGCTCGACGGGTACTCGACGGAAGAATTCCCGCTAAAGGCAAGGTCCGTGTATTCGTAAAAATATCCCGCGGTTGCAGTCGCGGAATCAAGCCGCACTCGCCCCAGGTCGTCGACGGAGGCATCCCAGTAGAACGCGGAATCCACCTCATGCGAATGGAGATTGACCGGAATCCAGCTTCCCGATTCGCACGCAAACTCGAAGGCACGCACGCGCCTCACGTTCCCTTCGCTCTCCGCATTGCAAGGGCCCAGGATATCTTCACGGAGGGCGGGCATCCAGATATCGGACCTGCAGACAACGTAACCGCTTGCGAACTTGGCGACCAGCCCCTCGCGCCTGTCGTAGCAATACCCGACAACATCCTCGATGACCGCCATGTGCCATTTGCCCAGCCTGTACAGGAAATACCTGCCCGAGCGCGAGCCGTAAGAAAGGTCATCTTCTTCGGCGCTATCCGGCAACAGGAGGTAGTCCGCCTGCACAGCGGGAATTTCGGCCCACTCCGCGCGCCCGTCGCCATCAGGCGCCATACAGTAGTAGTACGACCCGCGAACGCTATCTATCTTGTCGTAAATAGAGCTATCGCAATAGCCGAGTTTTTTTTCCACGAATGTCAGCGGGCGCCACCTGCCATCCTCGAAAACGTAGACACGGTCAAGGCTCAGCAGGTTTCCTTTGCGTATGGAACCTTCGGGGGCATCCTCGGGGAACCCGTCTACATCGCGTTCGTCCATCGTGGCATAACGCCACTGTGAAGAATCGCAAATCACATAGCATGTCGAACCGCAAAATGTAGTGCGCCCGATTTCGTTTTTGCGGTCGGCCGAACAAAGCCCCAGTTCTAGGGCGACAATGCCCGCGGTATCGACAGGCTCGCCCGAAGCGGAATCCGCGCCGTAATAGGGGTCAAATCGCCCCAGGGCCGATGAAGAAGATTTCGCCGAAGATGATTGCGGAACCGTGGGGGCATCGGGATTGTCCAATACGCTCGCAGAGTCGCTACATGCAAGCAGATTGCACGCAGCCAGGACGCACGCAAACAAAAGCCAGGCGCAACGACTCTTGAACAGGCGCATAGACAAAACCTTCGCCAGGTGCTACTTCGCGGGTTTCGAGACCACCGGGCGGATGCGCTTGCCGCAAAGCGTCACCACGATATGCGCCTGCGCGAACATGTAGTAGGCGGTATCGCGGCTGTTGTTGAGGGTCGATTTCGGGTCGTAATCGTCCTTGGTCACGAACACCTCAGAAACACCCGAAAGGCTTACGTCCAGGGCGCAGCGTTCGCACGGGAACCCGATCACATAAAGCTTGGAACCCGCAGGCACCTTGCCACGTGCATAGTGGAGCGCGTTGATTTCGGCATGCACCATAAAGGGGTACTTGTTCGCCTCGAACTCGTGGTGGCTCAGGAGTTCACCCGTATCGGCGTCGAGCAAATCGTAAGCGAGTTTCTGCTTTTCGCGGGTGTACGGGACGGTTTCGTCGTCAAAACCTGCCGGGGCACCGTTGTAGCCGGTACTAATCACGCGACCGTCGGCACTCACGAGTACCGCACCCATCTGCGTATTCTGGTCTTTACTTAGACGGGCCTGCGCCACCATCATTTGGGTATAAACTTCATCGCGAAGTTTTGTACGAGAAGAGTTGTTGTTCATGTACCGAAATATAGTCAATATGTGCCATTTGGGATCAAGCATATGTCAAAGTGCGCCATAATTCCTATTATTGCATAAAAATATCGGACAATCGCGCGTTTTTACCCTATGACAAACGAACCCATCCAGACCGACAAGTTCCTGACCGTTGACGACACCCGCATAATGAAGGCCGTCGCCATCACGCTCATGCTGATGCACCACCTGTGGTGTTTCGGTACCCGCACAGCGGGCGAGCCCCTCGAATACCTGTTCACGATTTTCGGGATCCCCTCCACCATCTACTTCGGGTTCTTCGGCAAGATTTGCGTACCGATGTTCTTCTTTTTCGGCGGGTACGGCACCTACCTGAGCCAATTCGGCAAAAAGTTCGACCTGGTTGGGAAACTCAAGAAGCTCTACTTCGCGTACTGGAAGGTTTTCCTGATTTTCATCCCCATCGGGTTCATCTTCTTCTCCACACAGGCGGCCTACTGCCAAGATGCCTTTATCTACACGAGGTTCTCCAATTTTACGCTGAAGGAACTCGTCTCGAACTTCCTCGGGTTCACCTCGACCTACAACAGGGAATGGTGGTTCCTCATCAGCTACGCCTTCGCGCTCATGACCTTCCCCCTCATCCGCGCCATCATCGACATGTTCTCCATGCGGGTGAACATATTCCTCGCCATCGTCGTCACCATCCTCATGACGAACATATTCCCGGGCGTCATCAAGAACGAGACGCTGGGCGTGCTCGGCAGGAACATGCTCTACATCAAGTTCTTCTGCCAGACGGCTCCCTACGCCGCCTGCTTCTGGATGGGAGCGATTGTCGCAAGGAACGGGATTCTCGACCGCTTGAACGATTCCATGAAAAAGAACGGCCTGTTGAACCCCTTTGCAGACATCGGCATATGGATGGCGGTGATATTCCTGCGTCAGAGCGAAATTGGCGACAAGTTCGATATTTTCTTCATCCCCGCGTTGACGGTAGCGACCATCGACATCGTAAACCGGGTCCGGGTGCTCCGTAGCGGGCTTGTGCAGCTCGGCAAGCAGAGCACCAATATGTGGCTCATCCACACGTTCTTCTGTTACTATTTCGGGATTATGTCCAAAGTGGTCACGACCCCGAGGTATGCGATTCTCTCGCTTATTTTGCTGATTGCGCTTTCGTTTGTTGCAGGCACGCTTGTTGACCTGTTCTGGAAAGGGCTCGGGATACTATGCGAAAAAGGGAATGCAATTCTGCACCCCCTTCTTTCAAGACTGCTTCGTAAGACCTGAGCAACTAGGCTTCTACCGACTTGCCCTTCTCGACGGCGTCGGCAAGGGTCATGCCCGTGAATTCCTGGGCGCTGAACCAGCGGCCGCTCTTCTTGTCGTCGAGCATCACGGAGACCATCGAGCCCGGGATAACGCTTTCGGGAGCGTTGGGGGCGTTCGGGCCGCCAAGGTCCGTGCGGAGCCAACCCGGGTCCATCACGTTCATCATCACGTCGGTGCCGTTGAGCTTGCAGGCGAAATCCTTCACGAACTTGGTGAGGGCGGCCTTCGCGCAGGCATAGCCCATCAGCTCGGGTTCATTCGCGATACCGCTGGTAGTGAGCTGCATGCGGCCAAAACCGCGCTGGATCATGCCCGGCAAAAAGTGGTAGGCAATCTTCACGGGAGCGAAGAAGTTCACGGCCATCGCGTGGTGGAAATCGTCCATCGTGTTGGTGAGGTAGTCGGTGAAGTAGTGGCTCATGAGACCCGCGTTGTTGAACACGATGTCCACCTGCACGCCCCAGCTGTCGATTTCTGCGAGGGCGGCATCGATTTCGGCTTCGCTTTCGAGGTTGCAGCCCACGGCACGCACCTCGACGCCGTACTTCTTGAGTTCTTCCATCACGGGTTCGGCATGCGCCTTGTCGCGGCCCTGCAAGATGATGTTTGCACCGAGTTTCGCCATTTCGATGGCGGTGAGACGGCCTACCCCACGGCAGCCGCCGGTAATCAAGGTCCACTTGCCCTTCACGTCGATCATTTTCAATCCCTTTGCGCATTTGCGCGGTTTTCTAAAAAATAGACTTTTAAGGCCTGACTCGGGGAGTTTTTGTGCGGAAAAACGTTTACAGGTGTAAAAAGACGCAGGAACAACGCCAGAATGTATAGAAAAAGCCCCTGCCGGGGTGACAGGGGCTAATTTCGTAGGCGCTTGACCCGAGGTCCTCACGCTTACAAATATAATTTTAGCATTTTTTTTGGCAAAGCGGTTGTAAAATCTTACTTTACACGAAAATTTGTTCTCACGGTGTTCCCCGCCGCATAAAAAAAGACCGAAGCAACGACTATCCGTTTTATTATCTTTGAAAATGCTGTATGAAAAAATTTTTTCTTTTTGCAATCATTGGCATTCTTGCGGGAGCGTGCTCAGCACCTAAGGAAGAGTCGAGCGCAGGGACCGACGGCATGTATGAAGATGTCTCTGTTCCTTTTGAAGCAGACGATCCTTCCCTACTGAATTTGGCCGTCGCCGTCACCGACAGCTATTTCGTGATTGGAGCACGGCGCGGGTTCCAGCCGAACACCTATTACACCGTTTTGACGGAACTCATCAATCCCTCATCAGAAGATTATCAAAAGAGAAAACCGGAAGTCCTATACGTCGCCATCCAGAAGGAAGCGGAAGACGACCCCGGCAAAAAGATATGGGCGCTACATTCCGATTCCAGCAAGGCGTATATCACTGATTCCACCGGAGCGTTCATCGCAATGACCGGCGACGGATTTTCGGGAGAGCGACCTCCGAATTCACTGGAAACTATCCGCAACCGGGACTTTCCACACGCAGAAATCAAGCCGTTGTCCCCGTTCAATTTAATCGCCAAGGACCTGGCTATGGTGCGTCAAGCTAGACGGTTCAACGATTTTCCCGATAGCGACTGGATTGTCCTGATACTGGAAAGCGGCAACAACAAGCGAATTCTACGCGAACTTCTCCCCCTTATGCGGGCAATCAATATTGTCGGTTTCAAGCATATCCAGGTCGGGAGGAATCTCGGCAACCTCGATACCGCAAGAAGCGTCATTGGAACTTTCCGCCTTTACGATTTCGAACCGAAACAGCTCCAACAGATATACGACGAGCTTTACCGCCCCCTGAACCTGAAGATGCCGAGACAAGTCCCATCAAAAGACTAGTTTATCTTTTACACAACGCAACAGCCTGTTTCTTGCATTTGCGCCAGGCCGTAGGTATATTTGACTCTGTAATCGAACAAAGGAGATTTCATGACGACCCAAGAAAT includes these proteins:
- the radA gene encoding DNA repair protein RadA, translated to MVALNKIKAKKEVDFLCTECGNTTPKWVGKCPFCGAWNTLKEHAVEPAIEGPRASRGLGGPIHQVVTLKDVATEDTRRLSTANTEFDRVLGGGLAPGSLVLIGGDPGIGKSTLVLTTLATMTAAGVKCLYVSGEESACQVKLRSERLDVSGSDMLLLCETSLEKIVQQAQEIKPQVLVIDSIQTVYKADLSGTPGSATQLRECALDLMVFAKNTGCITILIGHVTKDGQIAGPRILEHMVDTVVYFEGDRNHQYRLLRTIKNRFGATDEIGVFEMTSHGLMPVENPSKVFLQENTPPTPGSVVCCALEGSRAMLFETQALVNQTGFAVPQRVAAGIDPKRLTIILALLEKFGGVSIGASDVFASIAGGIKVSDASSDLALALAIASNHLGIPLSRQTIAVGELGLSGEVRSVSLLDQRLKEARRLGMVEAIVPASGRLPEVLDGMKVVRVHNLSEVIAWLMDKK
- a CDS encoding acyltransferase family protein, translated to MTNEPIQTDKFLTVDDTRIMKAVAITLMLMHHLWCFGTRTAGEPLEYLFTIFGIPSTIYFGFFGKICVPMFFFFGGYGTYLSQFGKKFDLVGKLKKLYFAYWKVFLIFIPIGFIFFSTQAAYCQDAFIYTRFSNFTLKELVSNFLGFTSTYNREWWFLISYAFALMTFPLIRAIIDMFSMRVNIFLAIVVTILMTNIFPGVIKNETLGVLGRNMLYIKFFCQTAPYAACFWMGAIVARNGILDRLNDSMKKNGLLNPFADIGIWMAVIFLRQSEIGDKFDIFFIPALTVATIDIVNRVRVLRSGLVQLGKQSTNMWLIHTFFCYYFGIMSKVVTTPRYAILSLILLIALSFVAGTLVDLFWKGLGILCEKGNAILHPLLSRLLRKT
- a CDS encoding SDR family oxidoreductase, giving the protein MIDVKGKWTLITGGCRGVGRLTAIEMAKLGANIILQGRDKAHAEPVMEELKKYGVEVRAVGCNLESEAEIDAALAEIDSWGVQVDIVFNNAGLMSHYFTDYLTNTMDDFHHAMAVNFFAPVKIAYHFLPGMIQRGFGRMQLTTSGIANEPELMGYACAKAALTKFVKDFACKLNGTDVMMNVMDPGWLRTDLGGPNAPNAPESVIPGSMVSVMLDDKKSGRWFSAQEFTGMTLADAVEKGKSVEA
- a CDS encoding pentapeptide repeat-containing protein, coding for MNMKKISKLGVCLVGALAISGFAQDYSGQDLNMSFRDKRIDGFDFSDAKAKKNVTDFQRSAGEKPNFQGAQLPEVSFRNAVISEANFKNANLKKVTISGADIRNSNFKGADMEEADLYRATLLGSQFPNVNFKNARLDAMKVADETDFSKVDFTQASVMDVDLTRADLSKANLTNANFSRSLMGEVNLKKATLVKTDFTACNLIAANFKGVDLINVNFSKAGLSQANFSGVEFQNVNLQEADLSLTEFDDVDLSKTQLQKAKFAQSTLSSMTFKGQDLTGVVFDKGAVKKSNFDKAKMNKTSFFDTEVSKCEFRGTELTKAVFDGAYIKKNIFDGADMDKANLANSTIQQTDFIGTQLNGASFAGAKLENVRFTNAKMKNVKIDADTKMQNVDFSGADLSDAKIEKFTAKKVIYDSRTKFPAGFEPRQYGFTKPGEKAAEVVVQGNKKSSVADDAMPKKKKKKKRKHIDDDDE
- a CDS encoding deaminase produces the protein MNNNSSRTKLRDEVYTQMMVAQARLSKDQNTQMGAVLVSADGRVISTGYNGAPAGFDDETVPYTREKQKLAYDLLDADTGELLSHHEFEANKYPFMVHAEINALHYARGKVPAGSKLYVIGFPCERCALDVSLSGVSEVFVTKDDYDPKSTLNNSRDTAYYMFAQAHIVVTLCGKRIRPVVSKPAK
- a CDS encoding NAD(P)/FAD-dependent oxidoreductase yields the protein MSVFKFQAYDLVVCGAGPAGLMTAYTFAKMVGNSKKVLLLDKKEPWKEPIFCAEAVSTDRLSKLWPIDRSWVRGDISGIYFTSRKRYRAEFYSKNCGMILDRPKFHHSIADGCLNVGAECHFDTVVKKLSRNADGSWNLEVQPKGGEGETICAKAVVDATGPGSRLTRGIECLEGIESGDTDLEPAIFAVAEGIEHSREHIELFFGSEFPDGYGWIFPRDGVEVNIGFVLGKNVNREGTLRQRLLDFIAKDYPQAKVKAVYGGMIACGQSTRPMAMCGLFKAGDAASCMNPISRSGIVEALLCGTIVARSVNEWLDAKSESERECVERSVLDRWMKALGKSHLQLQRAKAGFNSITDEQFDRAAEKLSKLPREKQTLFRIFFTVLRTCPSLIWKMRSFIC